The Salinispora tropica CNB-440 genome has a window encoding:
- a CDS encoding LLM class flavin-dependent oxidoreductase produces the protein MHLNVFTQCSPAPQFKGMWRVPGDRTATGYRSLEYWTARARQLEAACVDALFFADIHGVYDVYRGSWAPAVRHAVQIPSIDPALLLPALAATTRHLGFAVTYSTTYHPPFECARLFSSLDHLTGGRVGWNIVTSYLRSATANGLGDYLDHDERYDRADEYVRVTRALWEESWDADAVVRDAGRDTFTDPTRVHEIDHHGRWFSVRGPHQCEPSPQRTPVLYQAGSSPRGIEFAARHAEVVFLTLADPTTGAEPVADLRATAARHGRDPRAVKALQGTMVMVGRDRAEAKARAEAYNTLWSSEGQLAKWCGWMDIDLSAFPDDTPVDEIRSQASHSFLGFLRRLTPDRTWTVGDVKYLVSRPRRPRVDAPVTLFGTPEQVADRMEQWLEVADVDGFNLIPCPPSGGVDDICDLLIPELQRRGLFRTAYDPLESTLRERYFGPGNRTYSDPARAGAIREG, from the coding sequence ATGCATCTGAACGTGTTCACCCAGTGCTCTCCGGCACCCCAGTTCAAGGGCATGTGGAGGGTCCCGGGCGACCGGACGGCGACCGGATACCGTTCGCTGGAGTACTGGACAGCGCGGGCCCGGCAGCTGGAAGCGGCCTGCGTCGACGCGCTCTTCTTCGCGGACATCCACGGCGTCTACGACGTGTACCGAGGGTCCTGGGCCCCGGCGGTACGGCACGCGGTGCAGATTCCCTCGATCGACCCGGCTCTGCTCCTGCCCGCGCTCGCAGCCACCACGCGGCACCTCGGCTTCGCAGTTACCTACTCCACCACCTACCACCCCCCGTTCGAGTGCGCCCGGCTCTTTTCCTCGCTGGACCACCTGACCGGCGGCCGGGTCGGTTGGAACATCGTCACCTCCTACCTGCGCTCGGCCACCGCCAACGGCCTCGGCGACTACCTGGACCACGACGAGCGCTACGACCGCGCCGACGAGTACGTGCGGGTGACCCGGGCCCTCTGGGAGGAAAGCTGGGATGCCGATGCGGTGGTGCGGGACGCCGGGCGCGACACCTTCACCGACCCGACCCGGGTCCACGAGATCGACCATCACGGCCGGTGGTTCTCGGTACGTGGTCCGCACCAGTGCGAACCGTCACCCCAACGCACCCCGGTGCTCTACCAGGCCGGCTCGTCGCCGCGAGGGATCGAGTTCGCCGCCCGGCACGCCGAGGTGGTCTTCCTGACCCTGGCCGATCCCACCACGGGCGCCGAGCCGGTGGCCGACCTGCGCGCCACCGCCGCCCGGCACGGCCGGGACCCACGCGCGGTGAAGGCGTTGCAGGGAACCATGGTGATGGTCGGCCGGGATCGCGCGGAGGCGAAGGCTCGGGCCGAGGCGTACAACACGCTCTGGAGCAGCGAGGGGCAGCTGGCCAAGTGGTGCGGCTGGATGGACATCGACCTCTCCGCCTTCCCCGACGACACCCCGGTCGACGAGATCCGCAGCCAGGCCAGCCATTCTTTCCTCGGCTTCCTTCGCAGGCTGACCCCGGACCGCACCTGGACGGTGGGCGACGTGAAGTACCTCGTCTCCCGACCCCGTCGGCCCCGGGTCGATGCCCCGGTGACCCTGTTCGGCACTCCTGAGCAGGTCGCCGACCGGATGGAACAGTGGCTCGAGGTCGCCGACGTGGACGGGTTCAACCTCATCCCGTGCCCCCCGTCGGGCGGGGTGGACGACATCTGCGACCTGCTGATCCCC